A single window of Deinococcus betulae DNA harbors:
- a CDS encoding nuclear transport factor 2 family protein yields the protein MSAPDLDAVLALDDAWNAAYHHGDPERMAAVLAEDWLAFFPDGTAVFRADLLANMRRDPPPTLMFERHASRVFGDAAITRGTLYAGGERVQSFLRVYARRAGQWQAVSVQVVP from the coding sequence GACGCCGTGCTGGCCCTGGACGACGCCTGGAATGCCGCTTACCACCACGGCGACCCCGAGCGTATGGCCGCCGTTCTGGCCGAGGACTGGCTGGCCTTTTTTCCTGACGGTACGGCGGTCTTCAGGGCCGACCTGCTGGCCAACATGCGCCGCGACCCCCCACCCACTTTGATGTTCGAGCGCCACGCCAGCCGCGTGTTTGGTGACGCGGCCATCACGCGCGGCACGCTGTACGCCGGTGGCGAGCGCGTCCAGAGCTTTTTGCGCGTGTATGCCCGGCGGGCGGGACAGTGGCAGGCGGTCAGCGTGCAGGTGGTGCCGTGA
- a CDS encoding menaquinone biosynthetic enzyme MqnA/MqnD family protein, with product MTYRAGWIHYTNVAPILDSLELPPGVTAITGVPTEMNAALLSGQVDIANISAVEFIRHADILEALPDFSVAVLGPVYSVNLFHTRPLARVRRIALTAQSAMSVALLEVLLREWGLTPVLERAEGDAESLLSQGYDGVLRIGDSALREWYGVAGPLTPQTTMTSLPNTGRGITVTDLACAWFDLTGHPFTFAVWAYRKDNPPPADLIQAMREARREGIGHLAAVAQRHAARLGLPERVVQHYLWNFRYHLEAPDRLGLHEFAAKAVPGHAELTFGPRPGRREEVSSGQR from the coding sequence ATGACCTACCGCGCGGGCTGGATTCATTACACGAACGTGGCGCCCATTCTGGATTCCCTGGAATTGCCGCCAGGCGTCACCGCCATTACGGGTGTGCCTACCGAGATGAACGCGGCTCTGCTCTCAGGCCAGGTGGACATCGCCAACATCAGCGCGGTGGAATTCATCCGGCACGCCGACATCCTGGAAGCTCTGCCGGACTTCAGCGTAGCGGTGCTGGGGCCGGTGTATTCGGTGAACCTCTTTCATACTCGGCCGCTGGCCAGGGTGCGGCGCATCGCCCTGACGGCGCAGTCCGCCATGAGCGTGGCGCTGCTGGAAGTACTGCTGCGCGAGTGGGGCCTGACCCCCGTGCTGGAACGCGCCGAGGGCGACGCCGAGAGCCTGCTGAGCCAGGGCTACGACGGCGTGCTGCGCATTGGCGACAGCGCTCTGCGGGAATGGTATGGGGTCGCCGGCCCCCTGACCCCGCAGACCACCATGACCAGCCTGCCCAACACGGGGCGCGGCATTACCGTGACCGACCTGGCCTGCGCGTGGTTTGACCTGACGGGTCACCCATTCACGTTTGCGGTGTGGGCCTACCGCAAAGACAACCCGCCCCCAGCTGACCTGATTCAGGCGATGCGGGAAGCGCGCCGCGAGGGGATTGGCCACCTGGCCGCCGTGGCCCAGCGCCACGCCGCCCGCCTGGGCCTGCCCGAGCGCGTGGTGCAGCATTACCTCTGGAACTTCCGCTACCATCTCGAAGCCCCCGACCGCCTGGGCCTGCACGAGTTCGCCGCCAAGGCGGTGCCAGGCCACGCCGAACTGACCTTTGGGCCAAGGCCCGGCCGCCGGGAGGAAGTGAGCAGCGGGCAGAGGTAA
- a CDS encoding M16 family metallopeptidase, producing MSETQRYNLPGGLTLLLEPDPEAQTVAAGYFVRTGSREEEAAEQGASHFLEHLMFKGSEVVGAAELNERLDELGGHANAFTSEEATVYHAATLPEQVGELLAILTELMRPALRPADIDTERGVILEEIAMYADQPAARLADELRADYWGAHPLGGSILGTPETVGALTPAVLARHHQERYGAGRVTLAVTGQFDAAAVLAWAQGVLTAWPAGRPDATVLPPPAWPEHTRVLHDPDLTRVHVVAACPGLATTHPLREAAQVLADLIGGENGALYWALVDTGLCDSADLGHLDYQGAGTFEGGLTCDPERLDGALATFRDVLQNAGTLITPQAVQRAARKLAVGTLLRAETPQGRLFALGMEYLATERVLDTAELVGRYERVTVQDVQEVLRLCPLERLTVVVLGPVGEEK from the coding sequence ATGTCTGAGACCCAGCGCTACAACCTGCCGGGCGGCCTGACCCTGCTGCTTGAACCCGACCCCGAGGCCCAGACGGTGGCGGCGGGCTATTTCGTGCGCACCGGCAGCCGCGAGGAAGAGGCCGCCGAGCAGGGCGCCAGTCATTTTCTGGAACACCTGATGTTCAAGGGCAGCGAGGTCGTGGGCGCCGCCGAACTCAATGAGCGCCTGGACGAACTGGGCGGGCACGCCAACGCCTTTACCAGCGAGGAAGCGACCGTCTACCACGCCGCCACCTTGCCCGAGCAGGTGGGCGAGCTGCTGGCCATCCTGACCGAACTGATGCGCCCGGCGCTGCGCCCAGCCGACATCGACACCGAGCGGGGCGTGATTCTGGAAGAAATCGCCATGTACGCCGACCAGCCTGCCGCCCGCCTGGCCGACGAACTGCGCGCCGACTACTGGGGGGCGCATCCGCTGGGAGGCTCCATTCTGGGGACGCCCGAGACGGTTGGGGCCCTGACTCCCGCCGTGCTGGCGCGGCATCACCAGGAACGCTACGGCGCGGGCCGCGTCACGCTGGCCGTCACGGGGCAGTTTGACGCGGCGGCGGTGCTGGCCTGGGCGCAGGGGGTGCTGACCGCCTGGCCCGCTGGCCGGCCAGACGCCACCGTCTTGCCCCCGCCGGCCTGGCCGGAGCACACCCGCGTACTGCACGACCCCGACCTGACGCGGGTGCATGTGGTGGCCGCCTGCCCAGGCCTGGCCACCACCCATCCGCTGCGCGAGGCGGCGCAGGTGCTGGCCGACCTGATCGGCGGCGAGAACGGCGCGCTGTACTGGGCGCTGGTGGACACCGGCCTGTGCGACAGCGCCGACCTGGGCCACCTGGATTATCAGGGCGCCGGCACCTTTGAAGGCGGCCTGACCTGCGATCCGGAACGCCTGGACGGCGCGCTGGCGACCTTCCGGGACGTGCTTCAAAACGCCGGAACGCTCATCACGCCGCAGGCGGTTCAGCGGGCGGCGCGCAAGCTGGCCGTGGGGACGCTGCTGCGGGCCGAGACGCCGCAGGGCCGGCTGTTTGCGCTGGGCATGGAATATCTGGCCACCGAGCGGGTGCTGGACACGGCCGAACTGGTGGGGCGGTACGAGCGGGTGACGGTGCAGGACGTGCAGGAGGTGCTGCGGCTCTGTCCGTTAGAGCGGTTGACGGTGGTGGTGTTGGGGCCGGTGGGGGAGGAGAAGTAG
- a CDS encoding M16 family metallopeptidase, with protein MPAAPPSAHLWTLPGGLRVAFERRRSPGFAFDLRLPVGSAHDPAGQEGASGVLEEWLFKGAGGRSARALQDAFDDLGVRRGGGVGPEATRLSVSGLQADLRAALALCADVLMRPDLPEAEVPVLTDLARQDLDGVQDSPADLLALEARAAAFPRPLGSPFAGYAHPVSGTPGGLTALSPAALRAHLTRYGQAGTVLGLVADLDPAQAHALAQEVLGDLRPGAADEVPADFQAGGQVRVPHEDAEQTHLSVLCPGVAPHSPDWLAWQLAVGALSGGSASRLFHSVREERGLAYAVSASPLVLGGQGFLSLYAGSTPDRAPETLEVLLSELARLPQGLTAAEFGRARAGLSSSVVFGAESLRGRAHALTRDTALFGSPRAPADLRAAVEALSLDGVNAFLAGYDPAAQATVVTLGPVGNAVPPLSAPLETTHV; from the coding sequence ATGCCTGCTGCTCCCCCCTCCGCCCACCTGTGGACGCTGCCCGGCGGCCTGCGCGTCGCCTTCGAGCGCCGCCGCAGTCCGGGGTTTGCCTTTGACCTGCGCCTGCCGGTGGGCAGCGCCCACGACCCGGCCGGGCAGGAAGGCGCGAGCGGTGTGCTGGAAGAGTGGCTGTTTAAGGGCGCCGGCGGCCGCAGCGCCCGCGCCCTGCAAGACGCCTTTGATGACCTGGGGGTCCGGCGGGGCGGCGGGGTCGGCCCCGAGGCCACGCGCCTGAGCGTCAGCGGCCTGCAGGCTGACCTGCGGGCGGCGCTGGCCCTGTGCGCCGATGTCCTGATGCGCCCCGACTTGCCCGAGGCTGAGGTGCCGGTCCTGACCGACCTGGCGCGGCAGGACCTCGACGGCGTGCAGGACAGCCCAGCCGACCTGCTGGCCCTGGAGGCCCGCGCCGCCGCCTTTCCCCGGCCCCTGGGGTCGCCGTTTGCCGGCTACGCCCACCCGGTCAGTGGCACGCCCGGCGGCCTGACGGCGCTGAGTCCAGCGGCCCTGCGGGCTCACCTGACGCGCTACGGCCAGGCCGGAACGGTGCTGGGGCTGGTGGCTGACCTGGACCCAGCCCAGGCGCATGCCCTCGCGCAGGAGGTGCTCGGTGATCTGCGCCCCGGCGCGGCCGACGAGGTGCCCGCCGATTTTCAAGCGGGTGGGCAGGTTCGGGTGCCGCACGAGGACGCCGAGCAGACCCACCTCAGCGTGCTGTGTCCGGGGGTGGCGCCGCACAGCCCCGACTGGCTGGCCTGGCAACTGGCTGTGGGCGCCCTCTCGGGTGGCAGCGCCAGCCGCCTGTTTCACTCGGTGCGTGAGGAGCGCGGCTTGGCCTACGCGGTCAGCGCCTCGCCGCTGGTGCTGGGGGGGCAGGGCTTTCTGAGCCTGTATGCGGGCAGCACCCCGGACCGCGCCCCCGAGACCCTGGAGGTCCTGCTCTCTGAGCTGGCGCGGCTGCCGCAGGGCCTGACGGCCGCTGAGTTTGGCCGCGCCCGCGCGGGCCTGAGCAGCAGCGTGGTCTTTGGCGCCGAGAGCCTGCGTGGCCGCGCCCACGCCCTGACCCGTGACACGGCCCTGTTCGGTTCCCCCCGCGCCCCCGCTGACCTGCGCGCGGCGGTAGAGGCCCTGAGCCTGGACGGGGTGAACGCCTTTCTGGCCGGGTACGACCCCGCTGCGCAGGCCACCGTCGTGACCCTGGGGCCAGTGGGCAACGCGGTGCCCCCGCTGTCGGCACCTCTGGAGACCACCCATGTCTGA
- a CDS encoding histidine kinase N-terminal 7TM domain-containing diguanylate cyclase, with protein MLEYTPYVLPFLVSLGLTSALALVAVGRPSPAARTFVWLMLGLSVWTLCYALELCSPTLAGKHAWLVAKYVGAAPTPLLWLVFCLYATGREAWLTRRVQWALAGWAALTFAVVCTDGVHHLMWTELRVVPGEPELQAGHGPFFWLYAAAIYASILTSVVLFTRFYWTAQPLFRRQGLLLTLGGFAPLAGRMSEDLFGLDLLLRVDEVIFFFLVSAVLFALALFRYSALRLVPIAHHLVVHNIRAGIVVLDLSGRVVDLNPFARELFGLTGTAGVGAPSHTVLPHLAPPDAPQTTDEEVTLLSRGQPAYFTVQRSPIRGASGRLSGQAVVLFDVTARREAEQQLRQLAQSDALTGVHNRRHFVTLAGQALAQAGRSGQPFAVVMMDIDRFKGINDTYGHPAGDEVLRAVAQTCQARLRRTDLFARYGGEEFVALLPATSAPEAQQVAEALREAVEALRLEDAGRPIPVTLSLGLVAGQAAQAQTTQDQMTQTPQELDLHAWIAQADAALYAAKTGGRNRVTLAVPQGRGVGLVVG; from the coding sequence ATGCTGGAATACACCCCATACGTTCTGCCCTTTCTGGTCTCGCTGGGCCTGACCAGTGCGCTGGCCCTGGTGGCGGTGGGCCGCCCCAGCCCAGCGGCCCGCACCTTTGTCTGGCTGATGCTGGGCCTGTCGGTCTGGACGCTGTGCTACGCCCTGGAACTGTGCAGTCCTACCCTGGCCGGCAAACACGCCTGGCTGGTGGCCAAGTATGTGGGGGCCGCGCCGACGCCGCTGCTGTGGCTGGTGTTCTGCCTGTACGCCACGGGCCGGGAGGCGTGGCTGACGCGGCGGGTGCAGTGGGCGCTGGCCGGGTGGGCCGCGCTGACCTTCGCCGTGGTCTGCACCGACGGCGTTCATCACCTGATGTGGACCGAACTGCGCGTGGTGCCCGGCGAACCGGAATTGCAGGCGGGCCACGGCCCTTTCTTCTGGCTGTACGCCGCCGCCATCTACGCCTCGATTCTGACCAGCGTGGTGCTGTTCACCCGCTTTTACTGGACGGCCCAACCGCTGTTCCGGCGCCAGGGGCTGCTGCTGACGCTGGGCGGATTTGCGCCGCTGGCCGGGCGCATGTCCGAAGACCTGTTCGGGCTGGACCTGCTGCTCCGCGTGGACGAGGTGATTTTCTTCTTCCTGGTCTCGGCGGTGCTGTTTGCCCTGGCGCTGTTCCGCTACAGCGCCCTGCGGCTGGTGCCTATCGCGCACCACCTCGTGGTCCACAACATCCGGGCGGGCATCGTGGTGCTGGACCTGAGTGGCCGCGTGGTGGACCTGAACCCCTTTGCCCGCGAACTGTTCGGGCTGACCGGCACCGCGGGGGTGGGCGCGCCTTCCCATACCGTGCTGCCCCACCTGGCCCCGCCGGACGCCCCCCAGACCACCGATGAGGAGGTCACGCTGCTCAGCCGGGGCCAGCCGGCCTACTTCACAGTGCAGCGCTCGCCCATCCGGGGGGCGTCGGGGCGGCTGAGCGGGCAGGCCGTGGTGTTGTTTGACGTCACCGCGCGCCGCGAAGCCGAGCAGCAGCTCCGGCAACTCGCCCAGAGTGACGCCCTGACCGGCGTGCATAACCGCCGCCATTTCGTGACCCTGGCTGGGCAGGCGCTCGCGCAGGCCGGGCGAAGTGGGCAGCCGTTTGCTGTCGTCATGATGGACATCGACCGCTTTAAGGGCATCAATGATACCTACGGCCACCCGGCGGGCGACGAGGTGCTGCGGGCGGTGGCGCAGACGTGTCAGGCCAGGCTGCGCCGCACGGACCTGTTCGCGCGCTACGGCGGTGAGGAATTCGTGGCGCTGCTGCCCGCCACGTCGGCCCCCGAGGCCCAGCAGGTGGCCGAGGCCCTGCGGGAAGCAGTCGAGGCTTTGCGGCTGGAAGACGCGGGGCGACCTATTCCAGTGACGCTCAGCCTGGGGCTGGTCGCCGGGCAGGCGGCCCAGGCCCAGACCACACAGGACCAGATGACCCAGACCCCGCAGGAACTGGACCTGCACGCCTGGATTGCCCAGGCCGACGCCGCGCTGTACGCCGCCAAGACGGGAGGCCGCAACCGCGTCACGCTGGCCGTTCCCCAGGGGCGGGGTGTGGGTCTAGTGGTGGGGTAG
- a CDS encoding M23 family metallopeptidase, translating to MRRVIGVVLTLAVLGGALFLLWPLLEQARRMSALLSAPAPVAGSLPNPLPGQRFVDTWGAARSEGRRHEGVDIFAPRGTPIRSVTRGLVLNVGANNLGGRTVMVLGPAGQRHYYAHLERYPNLKRGDWVQAGDVVGYVGDSGNARGTPPHLHYGIYTGQGAINPFGLLRQQ from the coding sequence ATGCGACGAGTCATCGGAGTGGTGCTGACACTGGCCGTGCTGGGCGGCGCGCTGTTTCTCCTGTGGCCGCTGCTTGAGCAGGCGCGGCGGATGTCCGCTCTCCTGTCGGCCCCCGCGCCGGTAGCGGGCAGTCTGCCCAATCCGCTGCCGGGCCAGCGCTTTGTGGACACCTGGGGCGCGGCGCGCAGCGAGGGCCGGCGGCATGAAGGCGTGGACATCTTTGCGCCGCGCGGCACCCCTATCCGCTCGGTCACGCGCGGCCTGGTGCTGAATGTGGGCGCGAACAATCTCGGTGGCCGCACCGTCATGGTGCTGGGGCCCGCCGGACAGCGGCACTACTACGCGCACCTAGAGCGGTATCCCAACCTGAAACGCGGCGACTGGGTGCAGGCGGGCGACGTGGTGGGCTATGTGGGCGACAGCGGCAACGCGCGCGGCACCCCGCCCCATCTGCATTACGGCATCTACACGGGGCAAGGGGCCATCAATCCGTTCGGGCTACTCCGGCAGCAATAA
- a CDS encoding fimbrial biogenesis chaperone, giving the protein MKRLTLAALVLLGTATAQNFSLSPTAFNLDPARTNTSQVRLQNPGKVTLKFQVEVRKWTTENGQHAYSSTRDVVVNPATFTLGPGESQVIRLGLLKKAGADELTYRVFVKQVPAEGTATQQVSSGAANMNLAQLVQLSLPVYVTPANSAPKISFRARKDGSTLTLDVINSGNQHQTFRALSVVTGGQEIKLGSTAVLGRTTLSLPLKGVVSGPLELRYTDTNDKEWSETLSIP; this is encoded by the coding sequence ATGAAGCGCTTGACCCTTGCCGCACTGGTCCTTTTGGGCACTGCCACGGCGCAGAACTTCAGCCTCAGCCCCACGGCGTTCAACCTGGACCCAGCCCGCACCAACACTTCGCAGGTGCGCCTGCAAAACCCAGGCAAAGTGACACTGAAGTTTCAGGTCGAGGTGCGCAAGTGGACCACCGAAAATGGTCAGCATGCCTACTCTTCCACGCGGGACGTGGTGGTCAATCCGGCGACGTTCACTCTGGGACCAGGGGAGTCTCAGGTCATTCGCCTGGGCCTGCTGAAAAAGGCGGGGGCCGACGAACTGACCTACCGGGTCTTCGTGAAGCAGGTGCCGGCCGAAGGCACGGCCACCCAGCAGGTCAGCAGCGGCGCAGCCAACATGAATCTGGCACAGCTGGTTCAGCTGTCGCTCCCGGTGTATGTCACGCCGGCAAACAGCGCCCCCAAAATTAGCTTCCGCGCACGCAAAGATGGCAGCACCCTAACACTAGACGTCATAAACAGCGGCAATCAACATCAGACGTTCCGGGCCCTGTCGGTGGTGACTGGCGGCCAGGAAATCAAACTGGGCAGCACCGCCGTCCTGGGCCGCACCACCCTGAGCCTGCCTTTAAAAGGTGTCGTCAGCGGGCCTCTAGAACTGCGTTACACCGATACCAACGACAAGGAATGGAGTGAAACGCTTTCGATTCCCTGA
- a CDS encoding GNAT family N-acetyltransferase, whose translation MRHDLTFSSGPYTLRPLQESDQAPLMLLAQANAAEYAQMITPPMLERYYLGALNAEDQRPFVAMVDGVYAGATRYMEMRLAHRRLEIGSTWLAPAHMRTPANRTFKRLLLGHAFETLGALRVEIKTDLLNLRSQRAIEGLGAVREGVLRQHMPRLDGSQRDTVLYSIVAAEWPAVRARLGG comes from the coding sequence ATGCGCCACGACCTCACGTTCAGCAGCGGGCCCTATACCCTGCGCCCCCTGCAGGAGAGCGATCAAGCGCCGCTGATGCTGCTGGCCCAGGCCAACGCGGCCGAGTACGCGCAGATGATCACGCCGCCCATGCTGGAGCGCTACTACCTGGGGGCCCTGAACGCTGAGGACCAGCGGCCGTTTGTGGCCATGGTGGACGGCGTTTACGCTGGGGCGACCCGGTATATGGAGATGCGCCTGGCCCACCGCCGCCTGGAAATCGGCAGCACCTGGCTGGCGCCGGCTCACATGCGTACGCCCGCCAACCGCACCTTCAAGCGGCTCTTGCTGGGCCACGCCTTCGAGACCCTGGGCGCGTTGCGCGTGGAAATCAAAACCGACCTCCTGAATCTCCGGTCTCAGCGGGCCATTGAGGGCCTGGGGGCGGTGCGCGAGGGGGTGCTGCGCCAGCACATGCCGCGCCTGGATGGCAGCCAGCGCGACACGGTCCTGTATTCCATCGTAGCGGCCGAGTGGCCAGCGGTCAGGGCGCGGCTGGGGGGGTAA
- a CDS encoding aldose epimerase family protein: protein MSAAGTLDTRRWGVAPGGQEVCLYTLSLPGGAQVTLTNFGATLVGVQVPDREGVLGDVVLGHEQPEGYFSHDTSPYLGATVGRYANRIAGGRFVLDGRVVELPLNDGPHTLHGGPRGFDLRLWQARPVLTPQGPQVTFSRLSPHGEEGFPGTMRVWVTYSLTADPHPTLALTYRAETDAPTVVNLTNHTYWNLSAAPRSLVLDHDLTLHADHYTPALAGGIPTGEVRAVGDTPLDFRAGQRLGEAMARHAAELPGGYDHNVVVRGPAGTLRPAAVLRHPASGRELTVATTAPGLQVYTGNFLDGAVTGKGGQVHARHAAVCLETQHFPDSPNQPDFPSTRLNPGEVYESQTTFTFRTR, encoded by the coding sequence ATGAGCGCCGCCGGCACACTGGACACGCGCCGCTGGGGCGTGGCGCCCGGTGGCCAGGAGGTGTGCCTCTACACCCTGAGCTTGCCGGGCGGCGCACAGGTCACCCTGACCAATTTTGGCGCGACCCTGGTGGGGGTGCAGGTTCCGGACCGTGAGGGTGTGCTGGGCGATGTGGTTCTGGGCCATGAGCAGCCCGAAGGCTACTTTTCCCACGACACTTCGCCTTATCTGGGCGCCACTGTGGGGCGCTACGCCAACCGCATTGCAGGTGGACGCTTTGTGCTAGATGGCCGGGTGGTTGAGCTGCCCCTCAACGATGGGCCCCATACCCTGCACGGCGGGCCACGCGGCTTTGATCTGCGGCTGTGGCAGGCGCGGCCTGTCCTGACCCCGCAAGGCCCGCAGGTGACATTTTCTCGCCTGAGCCCGCACGGTGAAGAAGGCTTTCCTGGCACCATGCGCGTCTGGGTCACGTACAGCCTGACCGCCGACCCGCACCCCACCCTGGCTCTGACTTACCGCGCCGAGACCGACGCGCCCACGGTGGTCAATCTGACCAACCACACCTACTGGAACCTGAGCGCCGCCCCACGGTCACTGGTGCTGGACCACGACCTGACGCTGCACGCCGATCACTACACCCCGGCCCTCGCTGGCGGTATTCCGACTGGTGAGGTGCGGGCAGTGGGGGACACGCCGCTGGACTTCCGCGCCGGCCAGCGGCTGGGAGAAGCTATGGCGCGTCATGCGGCTGAGCTGCCCGGCGGCTACGACCACAACGTCGTGGTGCGGGGGCCGGCCGGGACGCTGCGCCCAGCGGCGGTGCTGCGTCATCCGGCCAGCGGCCGTGAATTGACCGTGGCCACCACTGCCCCAGGCCTCCAGGTGTACACCGGCAATTTTCTGGACGGCGCCGTGACTGGCAAAGGCGGTCAGGTGCATGCCCGGCACGCGGCCGTCTGCCTGGAAACGCAGCATTTCCCCGATTCGCCCAACCAGCCTGACTTCCCCTCAACCCGCCTGAATCCCGGCGAGGTTTACGAGTCGCAGACCACCTTCACTTTCCGCACGCGCTAA
- the xylA gene encoding xylose isomerase: protein MPSYTPTPADRFTFGLWTVGNPGRDPFGEATRPALNAPYLVRKLAELGAYGVNLHDNDLVPIDASAAQRDAIVGEFKAALSDTGLVVPMATTNLFSDPAFKDGAFTSADARVRAYALHKTMHSMDLGAELGAQTYVLWGGREGTEVDAGGKLLDALAWFRDSLNYLAEYSEAQGYGYRFALEPKPNEPRADIFLPTVGSALGFITTLDQPDLFGLNPEFAHETMAGLSFPHAVAQAIDAGKLFHIDLNDQKMGRFDQDLRFGAENPKAAFFLVKLLEDTGYAGPKHFDAHALRTEDEAGVWAFARGCMRTYLILKEKAAQFAQDAEIQAAVAAYRVEDAELSALTGTFSPENAAALKARTFDRAALGARGPGLEALDQLTMELLLGVR from the coding sequence ATGCCCAGCTACACCCCCACCCCCGCTGACCGCTTTACCTTTGGCCTCTGGACCGTGGGCAACCCCGGCCGCGACCCCTTTGGCGAGGCCACCCGCCCAGCCCTGAATGCCCCCTACCTGGTGCGCAAACTGGCCGAACTGGGCGCCTACGGCGTCAACCTCCACGACAACGATCTGGTGCCTATTGACGCCTCAGCGGCGCAGCGAGACGCGATTGTCGGAGAGTTCAAGGCGGCCCTGTCGGACACCGGCCTGGTCGTGCCGATGGCCACCACCAACCTCTTTTCCGACCCAGCGTTCAAGGACGGCGCCTTTACCAGTGCCGACGCCCGCGTGCGGGCCTACGCCCTGCACAAGACGATGCACTCCATGGACCTGGGCGCCGAGCTGGGCGCGCAGACCTACGTGCTGTGGGGCGGGCGCGAGGGCACCGAGGTGGACGCCGGCGGCAAGCTGCTGGACGCCCTGGCCTGGTTCCGGGACAGCCTGAATTACCTGGCCGAATACAGCGAGGCCCAGGGGTACGGCTACCGCTTCGCCCTGGAGCCCAAGCCCAACGAGCCGCGCGCCGACATCTTCCTGCCCACCGTGGGCAGCGCCCTGGGATTTATCACCACGCTGGACCAGCCAGACCTGTTCGGTCTGAACCCCGAGTTCGCCCACGAGACGATGGCAGGGCTGTCGTTCCCGCATGCGGTGGCACAGGCGATTGACGCCGGGAAGCTCTTTCACATCGATCTGAACGATCAGAAGATGGGCCGCTTTGACCAGGACCTGCGCTTTGGCGCCGAGAATCCCAAGGCCGCCTTTTTCCTGGTGAAACTGTTGGAAGACACGGGCTACGCCGGGCCCAAGCACTTTGACGCCCACGCCCTGCGCACCGAGGACGAGGCCGGCGTCTGGGCCTTTGCGCGCGGCTGCATGCGCACCTACCTGATTCTGAAAGAGAAGGCCGCGCAGTTTGCCCAGGACGCCGAGATTCAGGCAGCGGTGGCGGCCTACCGCGTAGAGGACGCCGAGCTGAGTGCCCTGACGGGTACCTTTTCCCCGGAAAACGCGGCCGCCCTCAAGGCGCGCACCTTTGACCGGGCAGCGCTGGGGGCGCGGGGCCCCGGCCTCGAAGCTCTAGACCAGCTGACCATGGAACTGCTGCTGGGTGTACGCTAG